In one window of Dermochelys coriacea isolate rDerCor1 chromosome 3, rDerCor1.pri.v4, whole genome shotgun sequence DNA:
- the RNF8 gene encoding E3 ubiquitin-protein ligase RNF8 isoform X5, translated as MHGLGSPPKTGAAGASSEHAHNRVRPWELWLWHRLTGLLRPRRRCGFGAIFVVGNGGKRASGRPELDGATVPFSDCSCLLPRPDGAGGMAERGGSSPAGGSGRTWCLRRVGTSGQWLLLESGSEVTIGRGFGLTYQLVSKTCPLMISRYHCVFKQNAQGQWTVTDNKSLNGVWLNKERLDPSKAYPIAEGDHIQLGVPLDNKETAEYEYEVIKEEWEKVSPFLAPRNDQLMGKPKGARTKRKLSLEESEASGLEGPSNSRSKRDRVSCDSEPLGKSWGRAELAKQPTENMDVKLPSPGPSMEEDKATVYCNPMNSEKAISLSHKDQKASSLAQSWTGLEMLRKTLGNIMKLKVKVDEKQTAVLSVKKSRKSGQKEIRVMEQELQELQDQLCTEQEHQQQRVQQLEKIFYEEQQQLLEGVKKQQGEENLKEQLAQVLQQHRALMDELSRSKKDFEEIIQAKNKELEETKEEKEKVRAQKEEVLSQMNDVLENELQCTICSEHFIEAVTLNCAHSFCSYCINEWMKRKVECPICRREIQSKTRSLVLDNCIDRMVENLNLEMKEHRLALIRERKDPPW; from the exons ATGCACGGGCTGGGCTCGCCGCCAAAGACGGGGGCAGCCGGTGCGAGTTCTGAGCACGCGCACAACAGAGTCCGCCCCTGGGAGTTATGGCTCTGGCATCGATTGACTGGGCTGCTGCGCCCGCGCAGGCGCTGTGGGTTTGGTGCCATCTTTGTTGTGGGTAACGGAGGCAAGCGAGCGTCCGGCCGCCCGGAGTTGGATGGCGCCACCGTCCCCTTTAGCGATTGCTCCTGTCTGCTGCCGAGGCCGGACGGTGCAGGCGGGATGGCGGAGCGGGGCGGCTCCTCGCCCGCGGGGGGCTCCGGCCGGACCTGGTGCCTCAGGCGAGTGGGCACGAGCGGCCAGTGGCTCCTGCTGGAGAGCGGCAGCGAG GTAACTATAGGCCGAGGATTTGGTCTCACCTACCAGCTGGTCTCAAAAACCTGCCCACTGATGATCTCTCGTTACCACTGTGTTTTCAAGCAGAATGCACAAGGCCAGTGGACAGTTACAGACAACAAG aGTTTAAATGGTGTTTGGTTGAATAAGGAACGTCTTGATCCCTCAAAGGCCTATCCAATAGCTGAAGGAGATCATATTCAACTAGGAGTGCCTTTGGATAACAAAGAAACTGCTGAATATGAATATGAAGTGATTAAGGAAGAATGGGAGAAAGTTAGTCCATTTTTAGCCCCGAGGAATGACCAACTGATGGGGAAACCTAAGGGTGCAAGAACTAAACGTAAACTTAGTTTGGAGGAATCAGAGGCATCTGGACTAGAAGGCCCTTCGAATTCAAGATCTAAAAGGGACAGAGTGTCCTGCGATAGTGAACCTTTGGGTAAATCATGGGGGAGGGCAGAACTGGCCAAACAGCCAACAGAAAACATGGATGTTAAGCTACCTTCTCCTGGACCAAGCATGGAGGAGGATAAAGCTACAGTGTATTGTAATCCTATGAACTCTGAGAAAGCTATATCTCTTAGCCATAAGGACCAGAAAGCCTCTAGCCTGGCACAGTCTTGGACTGGTTTGGAAATGCTGAGGAAAACCCTGGGAAATATAATGAAGCTGAAAGTCAAGGTGGACGAGAAGCAGACAGCTGTTTTGAGTGTGAAGAAGAGCAGGAAGTCTGGCCAAAAAGAGATCAGGGTGAtggagcaggagctgcaggaattGCAGGACCAGTTGTGCACTGAACAGGAGCATCAGCAGCAGAGGGTGCAACAACTGGAGAAGATATTctatgaggagcagcagcagcttctggag GGAGTGAAGAAGCAGCAAGGGGAAGAGAATCTGAAGGAGCAACTGGCCCAGGTTCTGCAGCAG CATCGTGCCCTGATGGATGAACTGAGTCGTAGCAAGAAGGATTttgaagagatcattcaagctaAGAATAAAGAGTTGGAAGAGACTAAG gaggagaaggagaaggtgaGAGCGCAAAAGGAGGAGGTTTTGAGTCAGATGAATGATGTACTGGAGAATGAGCTGCAGTGTACAATCTGTTCTGAACACTTTATTGAG GCTGTCACTCTGAACTGTGCACACAGCTTCTGCTCCTACTGCATCAATGAATGGATGAAACGTAAAGTGGAGTGTCCCATCTGCAGGCGAGAGATACAATCCAAGACGCGCTCCCTGGTTCTGGACAACTGCATTGACAGGATGGTAGAAAACTTGAACTTGGAGATGAAGGAGCACCGCCTGGCTCTCATCCGAGAGCGCAAAG
- the RNF8 gene encoding E3 ubiquitin-protein ligase RNF8 isoform X1, with product MHGLGSPPKTGAAGASSEHAHNRVRPWELWLWHRLTGLLRPRRRCGFGAIFVVGNGGKRASGRPELDGATVPFSDCSCLLPRPDGAGGMAERGGSSPAGGSGRTWCLRRVGTSGQWLLLESGSEVTIGRGFGLTYQLVSKTCPLMISRYHCVFKQNAQGQWTVTDNKSLNGVWLNKERLDPSKAYPIAEGDHIQLGVPLDNKETAEYEYEVIKEEWEKVSPFLAPRNDQLMGKPKGARTKRKLSLEESEASGLEGPSNSRSKRDRVSCDSEPLGKSWGRAELAKQPTENMDVKLPSPGPSMEEDKATVYCNPMNSEKAISLSHKDQKASSLAQSWTGLEMLRKTLGNIMKLKVKVDEKQTAVLSVKKSRKSGQKEIRVMEQELQELQDQLCTEQEHQQQRVQQLEKIFYEEQQQLLEGVKKQQGEENLKEQLAQVLQQHRALMDELSRSKKDFEEIIQAKNKELEETKEEKEKVRAQKEEVLSQMNDVLENELQCTICSEHFIEAVTLNCAHSFCSYCINEWMKRKVECPICRREIQSKTRSLVLDNCIDRMVENLNLEMKEHRLALIRERKEKQDVLVNPATDSESSIISSIYSILSMSSYDSDDFEEDSDYDDIYDIYGI from the exons ATGCACGGGCTGGGCTCGCCGCCAAAGACGGGGGCAGCCGGTGCGAGTTCTGAGCACGCGCACAACAGAGTCCGCCCCTGGGAGTTATGGCTCTGGCATCGATTGACTGGGCTGCTGCGCCCGCGCAGGCGCTGTGGGTTTGGTGCCATCTTTGTTGTGGGTAACGGAGGCAAGCGAGCGTCCGGCCGCCCGGAGTTGGATGGCGCCACCGTCCCCTTTAGCGATTGCTCCTGTCTGCTGCCGAGGCCGGACGGTGCAGGCGGGATGGCGGAGCGGGGCGGCTCCTCGCCCGCGGGGGGCTCCGGCCGGACCTGGTGCCTCAGGCGAGTGGGCACGAGCGGCCAGTGGCTCCTGCTGGAGAGCGGCAGCGAG GTAACTATAGGCCGAGGATTTGGTCTCACCTACCAGCTGGTCTCAAAAACCTGCCCACTGATGATCTCTCGTTACCACTGTGTTTTCAAGCAGAATGCACAAGGCCAGTGGACAGTTACAGACAACAAG aGTTTAAATGGTGTTTGGTTGAATAAGGAACGTCTTGATCCCTCAAAGGCCTATCCAATAGCTGAAGGAGATCATATTCAACTAGGAGTGCCTTTGGATAACAAAGAAACTGCTGAATATGAATATGAAGTGATTAAGGAAGAATGGGAGAAAGTTAGTCCATTTTTAGCCCCGAGGAATGACCAACTGATGGGGAAACCTAAGGGTGCAAGAACTAAACGTAAACTTAGTTTGGAGGAATCAGAGGCATCTGGACTAGAAGGCCCTTCGAATTCAAGATCTAAAAGGGACAGAGTGTCCTGCGATAGTGAACCTTTGGGTAAATCATGGGGGAGGGCAGAACTGGCCAAACAGCCAACAGAAAACATGGATGTTAAGCTACCTTCTCCTGGACCAAGCATGGAGGAGGATAAAGCTACAGTGTATTGTAATCCTATGAACTCTGAGAAAGCTATATCTCTTAGCCATAAGGACCAGAAAGCCTCTAGCCTGGCACAGTCTTGGACTGGTTTGGAAATGCTGAGGAAAACCCTGGGAAATATAATGAAGCTGAAAGTCAAGGTGGACGAGAAGCAGACAGCTGTTTTGAGTGTGAAGAAGAGCAGGAAGTCTGGCCAAAAAGAGATCAGGGTGAtggagcaggagctgcaggaattGCAGGACCAGTTGTGCACTGAACAGGAGCATCAGCAGCAGAGGGTGCAACAACTGGAGAAGATATTctatgaggagcagcagcagcttctggag GGAGTGAAGAAGCAGCAAGGGGAAGAGAATCTGAAGGAGCAACTGGCCCAGGTTCTGCAGCAG CATCGTGCCCTGATGGATGAACTGAGTCGTAGCAAGAAGGATTttgaagagatcattcaagctaAGAATAAAGAGTTGGAAGAGACTAAG gaggagaaggagaaggtgaGAGCGCAAAAGGAGGAGGTTTTGAGTCAGATGAATGATGTACTGGAGAATGAGCTGCAGTGTACAATCTGTTCTGAACACTTTATTGAG GCTGTCACTCTGAACTGTGCACACAGCTTCTGCTCCTACTGCATCAATGAATGGATGAAACGTAAAGTGGAGTGTCCCATCTGCAGGCGAGAGATACAATCCAAGACGCGCTCCCTGGTTCTGGACAACTGCATTGACAGGATGGTAGAAAACTTGAACTTGGAGATGAAGGAGCACCGCCTGGCTCTCATCCGAGAGCGCAAAG
- the RNF8 gene encoding E3 ubiquitin-protein ligase RNF8 isoform X4: MHGLGSPPKTGAAGASSEHAHNRVRPWELWLWHRLTGLLRPRRRCGFGAIFVVGNGGKRASGRPELDGATVPFSDCSCLLPRPDGAGGMAERGGSSPAGGSGRTWCLRRVGTSGQWLLLESGSEVTIGRGFGLTYQLVSKTCPLMISRYHCVFKQNAQGQWTVTDNKSLNGVWLNKERLDPSKAYPIAEGDHIQLGVPLDNKETAEYEYEVIKEEWEKVSPFLAPRNDQLMGKPKGARTKRKLSLEESEASGLEGPSNSRSKRDRVSCDSEPLGKSWGRAELAKQPTENMDVKLPSPGPSMEEDKATVYCNPMNSEKAISLSHKDQKASSLAQSWTGLEMLRKTLGNIMKLKVKVDEKQTAVLSVKKSRKSGQKEIRVMEQELQELQDQLCTEQEHQQQRVQQLEKIFYEEQQQLLEGVKKQQGEENLKEQLAQVLQQHRALMDELSRSKKDFEEIIQAKNKELEETKEEKEKVRAQKEEVLSQMNDVLENELQCTICSEHFIEAVTLNCAHSFCSYCINEWMKRKVECPICRREIQSKTRSLVLDNCIDRMVENLNLEMKEHRLALIRERKGPEVASCYNLFW; encoded by the exons ATGCACGGGCTGGGCTCGCCGCCAAAGACGGGGGCAGCCGGTGCGAGTTCTGAGCACGCGCACAACAGAGTCCGCCCCTGGGAGTTATGGCTCTGGCATCGATTGACTGGGCTGCTGCGCCCGCGCAGGCGCTGTGGGTTTGGTGCCATCTTTGTTGTGGGTAACGGAGGCAAGCGAGCGTCCGGCCGCCCGGAGTTGGATGGCGCCACCGTCCCCTTTAGCGATTGCTCCTGTCTGCTGCCGAGGCCGGACGGTGCAGGCGGGATGGCGGAGCGGGGCGGCTCCTCGCCCGCGGGGGGCTCCGGCCGGACCTGGTGCCTCAGGCGAGTGGGCACGAGCGGCCAGTGGCTCCTGCTGGAGAGCGGCAGCGAG GTAACTATAGGCCGAGGATTTGGTCTCACCTACCAGCTGGTCTCAAAAACCTGCCCACTGATGATCTCTCGTTACCACTGTGTTTTCAAGCAGAATGCACAAGGCCAGTGGACAGTTACAGACAACAAG aGTTTAAATGGTGTTTGGTTGAATAAGGAACGTCTTGATCCCTCAAAGGCCTATCCAATAGCTGAAGGAGATCATATTCAACTAGGAGTGCCTTTGGATAACAAAGAAACTGCTGAATATGAATATGAAGTGATTAAGGAAGAATGGGAGAAAGTTAGTCCATTTTTAGCCCCGAGGAATGACCAACTGATGGGGAAACCTAAGGGTGCAAGAACTAAACGTAAACTTAGTTTGGAGGAATCAGAGGCATCTGGACTAGAAGGCCCTTCGAATTCAAGATCTAAAAGGGACAGAGTGTCCTGCGATAGTGAACCTTTGGGTAAATCATGGGGGAGGGCAGAACTGGCCAAACAGCCAACAGAAAACATGGATGTTAAGCTACCTTCTCCTGGACCAAGCATGGAGGAGGATAAAGCTACAGTGTATTGTAATCCTATGAACTCTGAGAAAGCTATATCTCTTAGCCATAAGGACCAGAAAGCCTCTAGCCTGGCACAGTCTTGGACTGGTTTGGAAATGCTGAGGAAAACCCTGGGAAATATAATGAAGCTGAAAGTCAAGGTGGACGAGAAGCAGACAGCTGTTTTGAGTGTGAAGAAGAGCAGGAAGTCTGGCCAAAAAGAGATCAGGGTGAtggagcaggagctgcaggaattGCAGGACCAGTTGTGCACTGAACAGGAGCATCAGCAGCAGAGGGTGCAACAACTGGAGAAGATATTctatgaggagcagcagcagcttctggag GGAGTGAAGAAGCAGCAAGGGGAAGAGAATCTGAAGGAGCAACTGGCCCAGGTTCTGCAGCAG CATCGTGCCCTGATGGATGAACTGAGTCGTAGCAAGAAGGATTttgaagagatcattcaagctaAGAATAAAGAGTTGGAAGAGACTAAG gaggagaaggagaaggtgaGAGCGCAAAAGGAGGAGGTTTTGAGTCAGATGAATGATGTACTGGAGAATGAGCTGCAGTGTACAATCTGTTCTGAACACTTTATTGAG GCTGTCACTCTGAACTGTGCACACAGCTTCTGCTCCTACTGCATCAATGAATGGATGAAACGTAAAGTGGAGTGTCCCATCTGCAGGCGAGAGATACAATCCAAGACGCGCTCCCTGGTTCTGGACAACTGCATTGACAGGATGGTAGAAAACTTGAACTTGGAGATGAAGGAGCACCGCCTGGCTCTCATCCGAGAGCGCAAAG
- the RNF8 gene encoding E3 ubiquitin-protein ligase RNF8 isoform X3 encodes MHGLGSPPKTGAAGASSEHAHNRVRPWELWLWHRLTGLLRPRRRCGFGAIFVVGNGGKRASGRPELDGATVPFSDCSCLLPRPDGAGGMAERGGSSPAGGSGRTWCLRRVGTSGQWLLLESGSEVTIGRGFGLTYQLVSKTCPLMISRYHCVFKQNAQGQWTVTDNKSLNGVWLNKERLDPSKAYPIAEGDHIQLGVPLDNKETAEYEYEVIKEEWEKVSPFLAPRNDQLMGKPKGARTKRKLSLEESEASGLEGPSNSRSKRDRVSCDSEPLGKSWGRAELAKQPTENMDVKLPSPGPSMEEDKATVYCNPMNSEKAISLSHKDQKASSLAQSWTGLEMLRKTLGNIMKLKVKVDEKQTAVLSVKKSRKSGQKEIRVMEQELQELQDQLCTEQEHQQQRVQQLEKIFYEEQQQLLEGVKKQQGEENLKEQLAQVLQQHRALMDELSRSKKDFEEIIQAKNKELEETKEEKEKVRAQKEEVLSQMNDVLENELQCTICSEHFIEAVTLNCAHSFCSYCINEWMKRKVECPICRREIQSKTRSLVLDNCIDRMVENLNLEMKEHRLALIRERKGERETGCLSEPSHGQ; translated from the exons ATGCACGGGCTGGGCTCGCCGCCAAAGACGGGGGCAGCCGGTGCGAGTTCTGAGCACGCGCACAACAGAGTCCGCCCCTGGGAGTTATGGCTCTGGCATCGATTGACTGGGCTGCTGCGCCCGCGCAGGCGCTGTGGGTTTGGTGCCATCTTTGTTGTGGGTAACGGAGGCAAGCGAGCGTCCGGCCGCCCGGAGTTGGATGGCGCCACCGTCCCCTTTAGCGATTGCTCCTGTCTGCTGCCGAGGCCGGACGGTGCAGGCGGGATGGCGGAGCGGGGCGGCTCCTCGCCCGCGGGGGGCTCCGGCCGGACCTGGTGCCTCAGGCGAGTGGGCACGAGCGGCCAGTGGCTCCTGCTGGAGAGCGGCAGCGAG GTAACTATAGGCCGAGGATTTGGTCTCACCTACCAGCTGGTCTCAAAAACCTGCCCACTGATGATCTCTCGTTACCACTGTGTTTTCAAGCAGAATGCACAAGGCCAGTGGACAGTTACAGACAACAAG aGTTTAAATGGTGTTTGGTTGAATAAGGAACGTCTTGATCCCTCAAAGGCCTATCCAATAGCTGAAGGAGATCATATTCAACTAGGAGTGCCTTTGGATAACAAAGAAACTGCTGAATATGAATATGAAGTGATTAAGGAAGAATGGGAGAAAGTTAGTCCATTTTTAGCCCCGAGGAATGACCAACTGATGGGGAAACCTAAGGGTGCAAGAACTAAACGTAAACTTAGTTTGGAGGAATCAGAGGCATCTGGACTAGAAGGCCCTTCGAATTCAAGATCTAAAAGGGACAGAGTGTCCTGCGATAGTGAACCTTTGGGTAAATCATGGGGGAGGGCAGAACTGGCCAAACAGCCAACAGAAAACATGGATGTTAAGCTACCTTCTCCTGGACCAAGCATGGAGGAGGATAAAGCTACAGTGTATTGTAATCCTATGAACTCTGAGAAAGCTATATCTCTTAGCCATAAGGACCAGAAAGCCTCTAGCCTGGCACAGTCTTGGACTGGTTTGGAAATGCTGAGGAAAACCCTGGGAAATATAATGAAGCTGAAAGTCAAGGTGGACGAGAAGCAGACAGCTGTTTTGAGTGTGAAGAAGAGCAGGAAGTCTGGCCAAAAAGAGATCAGGGTGAtggagcaggagctgcaggaattGCAGGACCAGTTGTGCACTGAACAGGAGCATCAGCAGCAGAGGGTGCAACAACTGGAGAAGATATTctatgaggagcagcagcagcttctggag GGAGTGAAGAAGCAGCAAGGGGAAGAGAATCTGAAGGAGCAACTGGCCCAGGTTCTGCAGCAG CATCGTGCCCTGATGGATGAACTGAGTCGTAGCAAGAAGGATTttgaagagatcattcaagctaAGAATAAAGAGTTGGAAGAGACTAAG gaggagaaggagaaggtgaGAGCGCAAAAGGAGGAGGTTTTGAGTCAGATGAATGATGTACTGGAGAATGAGCTGCAGTGTACAATCTGTTCTGAACACTTTATTGAG GCTGTCACTCTGAACTGTGCACACAGCTTCTGCTCCTACTGCATCAATGAATGGATGAAACGTAAAGTGGAGTGTCCCATCTGCAGGCGAGAGATACAATCCAAGACGCGCTCCCTGGTTCTGGACAACTGCATTGACAGGATGGTAGAAAACTTGAACTTGGAGATGAAGGAGCACCGCCTGGCTCTCATCCGAGAGCGCAAAGGTGAGAG
- the RNF8 gene encoding E3 ubiquitin-protein ligase RNF8 isoform X2, which yields MHGLGSPPKTGAAGASSEHAHNRVRPWELWLWHRLTGLLRPRRRCGFGAIFVVGNGGKRASGRPELDGATVPFSDCSCLLPRPDGAGGMAERGGSSPAGGSGRTWCLRRVGTSGQWLLLESGSEVTIGRGFGLTYQLVSKTCPLMISRYHCVFKQNAQGQWTVTDNKSLNGVWLNKERLDPSKAYPIAEGDHIQLGVPLDNKETAEYEYEVIKEEWEKVSPFLAPRNDQLMGKPKGARTKRKLSLEESEASGLEGPSNSRSKRDRVSCDSEPLGKSWGRAELAKQPTENMDVKLPSPGPSMEEDKATVYCNPMNSEKAISLSHKDQKASSLAQSWTGLEMLRKTLGNIMKLKVKVDEKQTAVLSVKKSRKSGQKEIRVMEQELQELQDQLCTEQEHQQQRVQQLEKIFYEEQQQLLEGVKKQQGEENLKEQLAQVLQQHRALMDELSRSKKDFEEIIQAKNKELEETKEEKEKVRAQKEEVLSQMNDVLENELQCTICSEHFIEAVTLNCAHSFCSYCINEWMKRKVECPICRREIQSKTRSLVLDNCIDRMVENLNLEMKEHRLALIRERKGERSSLVKQNDITKHCQC from the exons ATGCACGGGCTGGGCTCGCCGCCAAAGACGGGGGCAGCCGGTGCGAGTTCTGAGCACGCGCACAACAGAGTCCGCCCCTGGGAGTTATGGCTCTGGCATCGATTGACTGGGCTGCTGCGCCCGCGCAGGCGCTGTGGGTTTGGTGCCATCTTTGTTGTGGGTAACGGAGGCAAGCGAGCGTCCGGCCGCCCGGAGTTGGATGGCGCCACCGTCCCCTTTAGCGATTGCTCCTGTCTGCTGCCGAGGCCGGACGGTGCAGGCGGGATGGCGGAGCGGGGCGGCTCCTCGCCCGCGGGGGGCTCCGGCCGGACCTGGTGCCTCAGGCGAGTGGGCACGAGCGGCCAGTGGCTCCTGCTGGAGAGCGGCAGCGAG GTAACTATAGGCCGAGGATTTGGTCTCACCTACCAGCTGGTCTCAAAAACCTGCCCACTGATGATCTCTCGTTACCACTGTGTTTTCAAGCAGAATGCACAAGGCCAGTGGACAGTTACAGACAACAAG aGTTTAAATGGTGTTTGGTTGAATAAGGAACGTCTTGATCCCTCAAAGGCCTATCCAATAGCTGAAGGAGATCATATTCAACTAGGAGTGCCTTTGGATAACAAAGAAACTGCTGAATATGAATATGAAGTGATTAAGGAAGAATGGGAGAAAGTTAGTCCATTTTTAGCCCCGAGGAATGACCAACTGATGGGGAAACCTAAGGGTGCAAGAACTAAACGTAAACTTAGTTTGGAGGAATCAGAGGCATCTGGACTAGAAGGCCCTTCGAATTCAAGATCTAAAAGGGACAGAGTGTCCTGCGATAGTGAACCTTTGGGTAAATCATGGGGGAGGGCAGAACTGGCCAAACAGCCAACAGAAAACATGGATGTTAAGCTACCTTCTCCTGGACCAAGCATGGAGGAGGATAAAGCTACAGTGTATTGTAATCCTATGAACTCTGAGAAAGCTATATCTCTTAGCCATAAGGACCAGAAAGCCTCTAGCCTGGCACAGTCTTGGACTGGTTTGGAAATGCTGAGGAAAACCCTGGGAAATATAATGAAGCTGAAAGTCAAGGTGGACGAGAAGCAGACAGCTGTTTTGAGTGTGAAGAAGAGCAGGAAGTCTGGCCAAAAAGAGATCAGGGTGAtggagcaggagctgcaggaattGCAGGACCAGTTGTGCACTGAACAGGAGCATCAGCAGCAGAGGGTGCAACAACTGGAGAAGATATTctatgaggagcagcagcagcttctggag GGAGTGAAGAAGCAGCAAGGGGAAGAGAATCTGAAGGAGCAACTGGCCCAGGTTCTGCAGCAG CATCGTGCCCTGATGGATGAACTGAGTCGTAGCAAGAAGGATTttgaagagatcattcaagctaAGAATAAAGAGTTGGAAGAGACTAAG gaggagaaggagaaggtgaGAGCGCAAAAGGAGGAGGTTTTGAGTCAGATGAATGATGTACTGGAGAATGAGCTGCAGTGTACAATCTGTTCTGAACACTTTATTGAG GCTGTCACTCTGAACTGTGCACACAGCTTCTGCTCCTACTGCATCAATGAATGGATGAAACGTAAAGTGGAGTGTCCCATCTGCAGGCGAGAGATACAATCCAAGACGCGCTCCCTGGTTCTGGACAACTGCATTGACAGGATGGTAGAAAACTTGAACTTGGAGATGAAGGAGCACCGCCTGGCTCTCATCCGAGAGCGCAAAGGTGAGAG
- the RNF8 gene encoding E3 ubiquitin-protein ligase RNF8 isoform X7, with protein MAPPSPLAIAPVCCRGRTVQAGWRSGAAPRPRGAPAGPGASGEWARAASGSCWRAAASMNFQVTLMTVFQLCHTLQVTIGRGFGLTYQLVSKTCPLMISRYHCVFKQNAQGQWTVTDNKSLNGVWLNKERLDPSKAYPIAEGDHIQLGVPLDNKETAEYEYEVIKEEWEKVSPFLAPRNDQLMGKPKGARTKRKLSLEESEASGLEGPSNSRSKRDRVSCDSEPLGKSWGRAELAKQPTENMDVKLPSPGPSMEEDKATVYCNPMNSEKAISLSHKDQKASSLAQSWTGLEMLRKTLGNIMKLKVKVDEKQTAVLSVKKSRKSGQKEIRVMEQELQELQDQLCTEQEHQQQRVQQLEKIFYEEQQQLLEGVKKQQGEENLKEQLAQVLQQHRALMDELSRSKKDFEEIIQAKNKELEETKEEKEKVRAQKEEVLSQMNDVLENELQCTICSEHFIEAVTLNCAHSFCSYCINEWMKRKVECPICRREIQSKTRSLVLDNCIDRMVENLNLEMKEHRLALIRERKGERETGCLSEPSHGQ; from the exons ATGGCGCCACCGTCCCCTTTAGCGATTGCTCCTGTCTGCTGCCGAGGCCGGACGGTGCAGGCGGGATGGCGGAGCGGGGCGGCTCCTCGCCCGCGGGGGGCTCCGGCCGGACCTGGTGCCTCAGGCGAGTGGGCACGAGCGGCCAGTGGCTCCTGCTGGAGAGCGGCAGCGAG CATGAACTTTCAAGTTACATTGATGACTGTCTTTCAGCTATGCCATACTCTTCAG GTAACTATAGGCCGAGGATTTGGTCTCACCTACCAGCTGGTCTCAAAAACCTGCCCACTGATGATCTCTCGTTACCACTGTGTTTTCAAGCAGAATGCACAAGGCCAGTGGACAGTTACAGACAACAAG aGTTTAAATGGTGTTTGGTTGAATAAGGAACGTCTTGATCCCTCAAAGGCCTATCCAATAGCTGAAGGAGATCATATTCAACTAGGAGTGCCTTTGGATAACAAAGAAACTGCTGAATATGAATATGAAGTGATTAAGGAAGAATGGGAGAAAGTTAGTCCATTTTTAGCCCCGAGGAATGACCAACTGATGGGGAAACCTAAGGGTGCAAGAACTAAACGTAAACTTAGTTTGGAGGAATCAGAGGCATCTGGACTAGAAGGCCCTTCGAATTCAAGATCTAAAAGGGACAGAGTGTCCTGCGATAGTGAACCTTTGGGTAAATCATGGGGGAGGGCAGAACTGGCCAAACAGCCAACAGAAAACATGGATGTTAAGCTACCTTCTCCTGGACCAAGCATGGAGGAGGATAAAGCTACAGTGTATTGTAATCCTATGAACTCTGAGAAAGCTATATCTCTTAGCCATAAGGACCAGAAAGCCTCTAGCCTGGCACAGTCTTGGACTGGTTTGGAAATGCTGAGGAAAACCCTGGGAAATATAATGAAGCTGAAAGTCAAGGTGGACGAGAAGCAGACAGCTGTTTTGAGTGTGAAGAAGAGCAGGAAGTCTGGCCAAAAAGAGATCAGGGTGAtggagcaggagctgcaggaattGCAGGACCAGTTGTGCACTGAACAGGAGCATCAGCAGCAGAGGGTGCAACAACTGGAGAAGATATTctatgaggagcagcagcagcttctggag GGAGTGAAGAAGCAGCAAGGGGAAGAGAATCTGAAGGAGCAACTGGCCCAGGTTCTGCAGCAG CATCGTGCCCTGATGGATGAACTGAGTCGTAGCAAGAAGGATTttgaagagatcattcaagctaAGAATAAAGAGTTGGAAGAGACTAAG gaggagaaggagaaggtgaGAGCGCAAAAGGAGGAGGTTTTGAGTCAGATGAATGATGTACTGGAGAATGAGCTGCAGTGTACAATCTGTTCTGAACACTTTATTGAG GCTGTCACTCTGAACTGTGCACACAGCTTCTGCTCCTACTGCATCAATGAATGGATGAAACGTAAAGTGGAGTGTCCCATCTGCAGGCGAGAGATACAATCCAAGACGCGCTCCCTGGTTCTGGACAACTGCATTGACAGGATGGTAGAAAACTTGAACTTGGAGATGAAGGAGCACCGCCTGGCTCTCATCCGAGAGCGCAAAGGTGAGAG